One part of the Solanum dulcamara chromosome 3, daSolDulc1.2, whole genome shotgun sequence genome encodes these proteins:
- the LOC129881744 gene encoding FCS-Like Zinc finger 8-like produces the protein MLMVMLRNNSRRAMSRKQSPMTDNNSFSSPIQSNTNNNPISSFLASPRFFNGLLTRSLSDIVESEISPKSIIDSKKMFNLGNPFGYDRNSTNSITYMDKKHSTLEGIKLALLDPIENEEKNNTTCRMVLFGTELKDFGIKTKDSQVLAFGNVKEEDEKDSSLSLKEMESSEDYTCVITHGPNPKTTHIFDNCVVQSCSVLSESKKENQCSC, from the coding sequence ATGTTAATGGTAATGCTGAGGAACAATTCAAGAAGAGCTATGAGCAGAAAACAGAGTCCCATGACTGACAACAACTCCTTTTCTTCTCCAATCCAAAGCAATACAAACAACAACCCCATTTCATCCTTTTTAGCTTCTCCAAGATTTTTCAATGGTCTTTTAACCAGAAGCCTATCTGATATTGTTGAGTCAGAAATTAGCCCAAAATCCATTATTGATAGCAAAAAAATGTTCAATCTTGGAAACCCTTTTGGATATGACAGAAACAGCACAAATTCAATCACTTATATGGACAAAAAGCATTCAACTTTAGAAGGTATTAAACTTGCTCTGTTGGACCCTATTGAgaatgaagagaaaaataaCACTACTTGCAGAATGGTTCTGTTTGGAACAGAGCTTAAAGATTTTGGTATCAAGACTAAAGATTCTCAAGTCTTAGCATTTGGAAAtgtaaaagaagaagatgaaaaagaTTCATCATTAAGTTTGAAGGAAATGGAGAGTTCAGAAGACTATACATGTGTGATCACTCATGGTCCTAATCCAAAAACAACTCATATATTTGATAATTGTGTTGTTCAGAGTTGCTCTGTTTTGTCTGAATCCAAAAAGGAGAATCAATGTTCATGCTAA